One window from the genome of Mycolicibacterium gadium encodes:
- a CDS encoding serine/threonine-protein kinase, translating to MEGTPFGRYRLVELIGRGGMGEVWKAFDTATRRVVAVKVLPAQLAADPVFEERFRHEAFAAAGLNNPHVVPIHNFGEIEGRLYVDMRLIEGQDLEHVLAAGPMEPVRAVKIIEQIASALNAAHKIGLVHRDVKPSNILVAEDDFSYLIDFGIARAAGETKLTATGNVVGTWPYMAPERFTTGQSDTRSDIYALTCVLYECLTSSRPFPGESVEQQIAGHLTSPPPRPSIKRKDVSPELDAVIAAGMAKDPEDRYPTTTEMARAAQAAIANGGRTQRTKPGSRQTTPGTAPLAPTKGFQDEDTEKHWHKENPRRTEQLEPAADATQARPAADPTPAADATQARPAEQGEKAWAPTTAQPAQPGWAPTQAGTPDHVAQAWAPTHLGAPAPLDESAAAPTQAQPAQAPPAQSDAGRQRADDDAPWPWYKRTAIVVPIALVMIFAAVGTILVVLGGDEESAPGSGAPPPGAGPNGTFAATFGAPTQPNGQPFQNASGGNETWVIKSACEDGNETCLASATKVDGSVTAATALVLDEVDGRWEAVNTKEGKCGSAASTEVWETMSLQSQPDGSLEGEFIVRSTDPNCASNRPVTFTRTGDLQSGVSVVDPATLPARVASPAEALYGRYQEIDTYKDGNRSADVSFDITTYCLRTGDRCLSYWANPDSAKILTFAKNQFVLANRISDSTCEKGGAARREITLQYPLPTPAQNPITLLTGNGHYTVTGACPFDSDFDSRVERTGD from the coding sequence GTGGAGGGCACGCCCTTCGGCAGGTACCGGCTCGTTGAGTTGATCGGCCGCGGCGGCATGGGTGAGGTGTGGAAGGCGTTTGACACCGCGACCCGCCGCGTCGTGGCCGTGAAGGTGCTGCCGGCGCAGCTTGCTGCCGACCCCGTCTTCGAGGAGCGGTTCCGGCACGAGGCCTTCGCCGCGGCCGGTCTGAACAACCCGCACGTCGTCCCCATTCACAACTTCGGTGAGATCGAGGGTCGGCTTTATGTGGACATGCGGCTGATCGAGGGCCAGGACCTGGAGCACGTCCTCGCCGCTGGACCGATGGAGCCCGTGCGGGCGGTGAAGATCATCGAGCAGATTGCGTCGGCGCTCAACGCCGCCCACAAAATCGGGCTCGTGCACCGTGACGTGAAGCCGTCCAACATCCTCGTCGCCGAGGACGATTTCTCCTATCTGATCGATTTCGGCATCGCGCGCGCGGCCGGCGAGACAAAGCTGACGGCCACCGGCAACGTGGTCGGCACGTGGCCGTACATGGCGCCCGAACGGTTCACCACCGGGCAAAGCGATACACGTTCCGACATCTACGCGTTGACCTGTGTGCTTTACGAATGCCTGACGTCTAGTCGGCCGTTCCCGGGCGAGAGCGTGGAGCAGCAGATCGCCGGCCACCTCACCTCCCCGCCACCGCGTCCGTCGATCAAGCGGAAGGACGTGTCACCCGAACTGGACGCGGTGATCGCCGCCGGAATGGCCAAGGATCCCGAGGACCGCTACCCCACGACGACGGAGATGGCCCGCGCGGCACAGGCGGCGATCGCCAACGGCGGCCGGACCCAGCGGACGAAACCGGGTTCGCGTCAGACGACACCCGGGACAGCACCACTAGCGCCGACCAAGGGCTTCCAAGACGAAGACACCGAGAAGCACTGGCACAAGGAGAATCCCCGGCGGACTGAACAACTGGAACCAGCCGCCGATGCGACACAGGCCCGACCGGCGGCCGATCCGACGCCTGCCGCGGATGCGACCCAGGCACGCCCGGCCGAGCAGGGCGAGAAGGCGTGGGCGCCGACGACAGCGCAACCCGCCCAACCCGGTTGGGCGCCGACCCAGGCCGGGACGCCCGACCATGTCGCCCAGGCGTGGGCACCCACGCACCTCGGCGCACCGGCGCCGCTGGACGAAAGTGCCGCCGCTCCCACCCAGGCTCAACCGGCGCAGGCTCCCCCGGCGCAGTCCGATGCCGGCCGGCAGCGGGCCGACGACGATGCGCCGTGGCCCTGGTACAAGCGCACGGCGATTGTCGTTCCCATCGCCCTCGTGATGATCTTCGCCGCCGTCGGCACGATCCTCGTGGTGCTCGGCGGTGATGAGGAATCCGCGCCCGGCAGCGGTGCACCACCACCGGGCGCGGGACCCAACGGCACGTTCGCAGCCACGTTCGGCGCGCCAACCCAGCCCAACGGACAGCCGTTTCAGAATGCTTCGGGCGGCAATGAGACGTGGGTGATCAAGTCGGCGTGCGAAGACGGCAATGAGACGTGCTTGGCGAGCGCGACCAAGGTGGATGGATCTGTCACGGCCGCAACGGCATTGGTGCTCGACGAGGTGGACGGTCGCTGGGAGGCGGTGAACACGAAAGAGGGCAAGTGCGGGAGTGCCGCGTCGACGGAGGTCTGGGAGACGATGTCGCTGCAGTCACAGCCCGACGGGTCGCTCGAGGGCGAGTTCATCGTCCGGTCGACGGACCCCAACTGCGCCAGCAACCGACCGGTGACGTTCACGCGGACGGGAGATTTGCAGAGCGGTGTCTCGGTCGTCGACCCCGCAACCCTGCCCGCCCGGGTGGCCTCGCCCGCAGAGGCGCTGTACGGGCGCTATCAGGAGATCGACACCTACAAGGACGGCAACCGCAGCGCCGACGTGAGCTTCGACATCACGACGTACTGCCTTCGAACCGGCGACCGCTGCCTGAGCTACTGGGCCAACCCGGACAGCGCCAAGATCCTCACCTTCGCCAAGAATCAGTTCGTCTTGGCGAACAGGATCTCGGACTCGACGTGTGAGAAGGGTGGCGCCGCCCGCCGCGAGATCACCCTGCAGTACCCCCTGCCAACGCCCGCGCAGAATCCGATCACCTTGCTCACCGGAAATGGTCATTACACGGTCACCGGCGCGTGCCCGTTCGACAGCGACTTCGACTCCCGGGTCGAGCGCACCGGGGATTAG
- a CDS encoding cutinase family protein produces MANDAAQPRNISVRLLVAMLAVVAMSFAPNGIHTAAAQGCPDIEVIFARGTNDPPGIGLVGQGFVDALRAKVVPRTVGVYAVNYAATFNFLRAADGATDANNHAQFMANTCPDTKLVLGGFSQGAAVIDLMLGVAPNVSAISGMSAIPGLNAIPGLDLNALARPMPPDVANRVAAVAVFGNPLGRVMGPLNVLSPAFGARTIDLCNPQDPICDTGDLSNRAPHHQYVPGMTDQAASFVAGLV; encoded by the coding sequence ATGGCAAACGACGCGGCACAACCGCGCAACATCTCTGTCCGGCTACTCGTCGCAATGTTAGCTGTCGTCGCTATGTCGTTCGCGCCCAATGGAATTCACACTGCAGCAGCCCAGGGCTGTCCCGACATCGAGGTGATCTTCGCCCGCGGCACCAACGATCCGCCCGGCATCGGCCTCGTCGGCCAGGGATTCGTCGACGCCCTGCGCGCCAAGGTCGTCCCCAGAACCGTCGGCGTGTACGCGGTGAACTACGCCGCCACCTTCAACTTCCTCCGCGCCGCCGATGGCGCCACCGACGCGAACAATCACGCCCAGTTCATGGCCAACACCTGCCCGGACACCAAGCTCGTCCTGGGCGGATTTTCTCAAGGCGCGGCGGTCATCGACCTGATGCTGGGCGTCGCCCCGAACGTCTCGGCCATCTCCGGCATGAGTGCAATTCCAGGGCTGAATGCCATCCCCGGTCTGGACCTCAACGCTCTCGCCAGGCCGATGCCGCCCGACGTGGCGAACCGCGTCGCCGCTGTCGCGGTGTTCGGCAATCCACTCGGCAGGGTGATGGGCCCGCTGAACGTCCTCAGTCCCGCGTTCGGCGCCAGGACCATCGACCTGTGCAACCCCCAGGATCCGATCTGCGACACCGGCGACCTGAGCAACCGGGCCCCGCACCACCAGTACGTCCCCGGAATGACCGATCAGGCAGCGAGCTTCGTCGCCGGACTGGTCTAA
- the ligD gene encoding non-homologous end-joining DNA ligase: MATPAEEIDVDGVKVRLTNRDKPYFPKLGKNGTKGKLFDYYLAVASGPMLAALRDRPTHLQRFPDGIDGEEIYQKRVPQKHPDYLETCTVTFPSGRTADALKVTHPSAIAWAAQMGTVTLHPWQVRCPDTEHPDELRIDLDPQPGTAFKEAREVAVDVLKPLLDELGLVGYPKTSGGRGVHIFLRIKPDWDFIAVRRAGIALAREVERRAPKAVTTSWWKEERGKRIFIDYNQNARDRTFASAYSARKTPIATVSTPLTWDELRGADPDDYTISTVPGFVAGRPDPWADIDKTAQSLEPLLEMVKADEEERGLGDMPYPPSYPKMPGEPPRVQPSKKVAANWDEDGNPVKSD; encoded by the coding sequence ATGGCAACGCCTGCAGAAGAAATCGACGTCGACGGCGTCAAGGTCCGGTTGACAAACCGGGACAAGCCGTACTTCCCGAAGTTGGGTAAGAACGGCACCAAGGGCAAGCTCTTCGACTACTACCTGGCCGTCGCCTCGGGTCCGATGCTGGCGGCACTGCGAGACCGGCCCACGCATCTGCAGCGCTTTCCCGACGGCATCGACGGCGAGGAGATCTATCAGAAGCGGGTGCCGCAGAAGCACCCCGATTATCTGGAAACGTGCACCGTGACGTTCCCGTCGGGGCGAACGGCCGACGCGCTCAAGGTGACTCACCCGTCGGCGATTGCGTGGGCCGCGCAGATGGGCACCGTCACGTTGCATCCGTGGCAGGTGCGCTGCCCCGACACCGAACATCCGGACGAGCTGCGCATCGATCTCGATCCGCAGCCCGGCACCGCGTTCAAGGAGGCCCGTGAGGTCGCCGTGGACGTGTTGAAGCCGCTGCTCGACGAACTCGGGCTGGTGGGCTATCCGAAGACCTCGGGCGGTCGCGGCGTGCACATCTTCCTGCGGATCAAACCGGACTGGGACTTCATCGCGGTGCGACGCGCGGGCATCGCGTTGGCCAGGGAGGTGGAGCGGCGGGCACCGAAAGCGGTGACGACGTCGTGGTGGAAAGAGGAACGCGGGAAACGGATCTTCATCGACTACAACCAGAACGCCCGCGACCGCACCTTCGCGTCGGCGTACTCGGCGCGCAAGACTCCGATCGCGACGGTGTCGACGCCGCTGACGTGGGACGAACTACGCGGCGCTGACCCCGACGACTACACCATCTCGACGGTGCCCGGTTTCGTTGCGGGACGGCCTGATCCGTGGGCGGACATTGACAAGACGGCACAGTCACTCGAGCCGCTGCTCGAGATGGTCAAGGCTGACGAGGAGGAGCGGGGGCTCGGCGATATGCCTTACCCGCCGAGCTACCCGAAGATGCCGGGCGAGCCGCCCCGGGTGCAGCCGAGCAAGAAGGTGGCCGCCAACTGGGATGAGGACGGCAATCCGGTGAAGAGCGACTGA
- a CDS encoding tyrosine-type recombinase/integrase: protein MGEVGRVESAPSGLPWRVIFPDAEHPGATSYLRELAASDCSPLTVRSYAFDLLRWFRFLHDRLISWERAERVDVRAFVEHLRAAPNPQRLRRRPDGPPPGSVNAVTGKAELSGKYAPRTINHQLSVLFGFYDHACAVDLGPLVNPVPAQRARQGGRPHAHHNPMEDFAIFRRANYRQKTPRPVWRAIPDDAAAALFNALRSHRDRALVSFYLSSGVRASELLGLRHGDLDAGRYTITVTSKGSRMRETVPASVDSFVWLALYLAGRPPIEPGGPVWWTRRSQPAPLNYHAMRAVLRRANASLGANWSLHDFRHTAAARMLADPAFTLVDVQTVLRHASVTTTQIYTQPRLEDLIGKVLEHHARPKIEASTIEPAYDPAAVRELLGLPN, encoded by the coding sequence ATGGGCGAGGTGGGTCGGGTGGAGTCGGCGCCGAGCGGGTTGCCGTGGCGGGTGATCTTCCCCGATGCCGAGCATCCCGGGGCGACGTCATACCTTCGCGAACTGGCGGCGTCTGATTGCAGTCCACTCACAGTTCGAAGTTACGCGTTCGACCTTCTGCGGTGGTTCCGTTTCCTGCATGACCGCCTGATCAGTTGGGAGCGAGCCGAGCGCGTAGATGTCCGCGCGTTCGTCGAGCACTTGCGGGCGGCGCCCAATCCGCAACGTCTTCGCCGACGACCGGATGGGCCGCCACCGGGGTCGGTGAACGCAGTGACCGGCAAGGCGGAGTTGTCCGGCAAGTACGCCCCCCGCACCATCAACCATCAGCTGTCAGTCTTATTCGGGTTTTATGACCACGCCTGTGCCGTCGATCTGGGTCCGCTGGTGAATCCCGTTCCTGCACAACGTGCTAGGCAAGGTGGCCGACCGCATGCGCACCACAACCCGATGGAAGACTTCGCTATCTTTCGGCGCGCCAACTACCGGCAGAAGACCCCACGGCCGGTGTGGCGGGCGATCCCCGATGACGCCGCCGCAGCGCTGTTTAACGCGTTGCGCAGCCACCGCGATCGAGCGTTAGTGAGTTTCTATCTGTCCTCGGGTGTGCGGGCATCGGAGCTGCTCGGTTTGCGTCACGGTGATCTGGATGCCGGCCGCTACACAATCACGGTCACCAGCAAGGGCAGCCGCATGCGGGAGACCGTTCCGGCCTCAGTGGACTCATTCGTATGGCTGGCGCTGTATTTGGCTGGACGCCCGCCGATCGAGCCGGGTGGTCCGGTGTGGTGGACCCGACGCTCTCAGCCTGCACCGCTGAACTACCACGCAATGCGCGCGGTGCTGCGCCGCGCCAACGCCAGCTTGGGCGCGAACTGGTCGTTGCACGACTTCCGCCACACCGCCGCCGCGCGGATGCTGGCCGACCCCGCGTTCACGCTGGTCGACGTGCAAACCGTCCTGCGGCATGCCAGCGTGACGACCACTCAGATCTACACCCAGCCTCGCCTGGAAGATTTGATCGGCAAGGTCCTTGAGCATCACGCCCGACCGAAGATCGAAGCATCGACGATCGAACCTGCCTACGACCCCGCAGCGGTCCGAGAACTGTTGGGGCTGCCGAATTGA